A genome region from Bacteroidales bacterium includes the following:
- a CDS encoding OmpA family protein has product MKKRIYFLFFLQFLFIFSFSQTESNCPEINNRKAIKLYSKGIETYNTARNPSEIREAITLFNQAIEEEPQLPDAYFALAKINFKNQSLKEAEKYLLKTIELCPSYNNEAYFQLGEIYLGRADHFYESGNFQESAKNFVNAAKNYFNYLQNLKTSNKKTSDDKKLEIERKYETSKLIGDLLSHPVPFNPKPVEGICTKDDEALSIITPDNELALYTKRFKKEPYPDYIEQFMYNEAVNGKFGTGYIMKAPFNQGTNEGGATLTADNLHMFFVISKKETTTKTEKGVTKTNEYFNSDIYYSDNINGQWTEPKSIGDNVNSPDSWESHPSVSADGMVLYFSSNRLGGFGGCDLYKIEKNEKGVWGKPINLGPTINTAGDEVSPFIHTDSQTLYFSSNGHDGLGGLDIFYTKQNEKGEWTTPKNLGFPINSIYDDESFFVSTDGKTGYFSSDRKDIKGKGGIDLYSFPLYEDVRPERVLFAKGQLKDEKTGLPIKATIDIKSVDGKKIKEISVDTNSGKYVVAMAFKDDYVLTVKKEGYVYDSRYFAKDDTTYQTPKAIELEVKPIEVGESYRINDIYFSTNSSELTNSSKIVLNEFFDFLKENPNMRISIQGHTDDIGSESDNLALSENRARAVQQYLIFKGVEPTRMEYKGFGESQPVATNETAGGRAKNRRTVFVILNK; this is encoded by the coding sequence ATGAAAAAAAGAATATACTTTTTATTTTTTCTGCAATTTTTATTTATATTTTCTTTTTCACAAACAGAAAGCAATTGTCCTGAAATAAATAACAGAAAAGCGATTAAGCTTTACTCAAAAGGAATAGAAACTTATAATACTGCCCGCAATCCATCGGAAATCAGAGAAGCAATTACATTGTTTAATCAGGCAATTGAAGAGGAACCGCAGTTACCTGATGCATATTTTGCGCTGGCAAAAATTAATTTTAAAAATCAATCGTTAAAAGAAGCGGAAAAATATCTGCTTAAAACCATTGAATTATGCCCGTCATACAATAATGAAGCATACTTTCAGCTTGGAGAAATTTATCTGGGAAGAGCCGACCACTTTTATGAGTCAGGAAATTTTCAGGAATCCGCAAAGAATTTTGTTAATGCTGCAAAAAATTATTTTAATTATTTGCAAAATCTGAAAACAAGCAACAAAAAAACTTCAGATGACAAAAAACTGGAAATTGAGAGAAAATACGAAACATCAAAATTAATTGGAGATTTGCTGAGCCATCCTGTTCCTTTTAACCCAAAACCTGTTGAGGGTATTTGCACAAAAGACGATGAAGCTCTTTCTATTATTACTCCCGATAATGAACTTGCTTTATATACAAAAAGGTTTAAAAAAGAACCCTATCCTGATTATATCGAACAATTTATGTATAATGAAGCTGTGAATGGAAAATTTGGCACGGGATATATTATGAAAGCTCCCTTCAACCAAGGAACTAATGAAGGCGGAGCAACTTTAACTGCCGATAATCTTCACATGTTTTTTGTTATTTCCAAAAAGGAAACTACAACTAAAACCGAAAAAGGAGTAACAAAAACCAACGAATATTTTAACAGCGATATTTATTATTCTGATAATATAAACGGACAATGGACAGAACCAAAAAGCATTGGTGATAATGTAAATAGCCCCGATTCGTGGGAATCACATCCTTCAGTTTCTGCTGATGGCATGGTTCTTTATTTTTCAAGTAATCGCCTTGGTGGCTTTGGGGGATGCGACTTGTATAAAATTGAAAAAAACGAAAAAGGTGTATGGGGCAAACCAATAAATCTGGGTCCTACTATTAATACTGCAGGTGATGAAGTTTCTCCTTTTATCCATACCGATAGCCAGACATTGTATTTTTCTTCAAACGGACACGACGGACTTGGGGGATTGGATATTTTCTACACAAAGCAAAACGAAAAAGGAGAATGGACAACTCCCAAAAATCTTGGTTTTCCTATAAATTCAATATATGATGATGAAAGTTTTTTTGTAAGCACCGATGGAAAAACCGGCTATTTTTCTTCCGACAGGAAAGATATAAAAGGCAAGGGAGGAATTGATTTATATTCATTTCCATTATATGAAGATGTAAGACCTGAAAGGGTTCTGTTTGCTAAAGGACAATTGAAAGATGAAAAAACAGGGTTGCCAATAAAAGCTACAATTGATATTAAAAGTGTTGATGGAAAAAAAATAAAAGAAATTTCTGTAGATACTAATTCCGGGAAATATGTTGTAGCCATGGCTTTTAAAGATGATTACGTGCTGACAGTAAAAAAAGAGGGCTATGTTTATGATTCAAGATATTTTGCTAAAGATGACACCACTTATCAAACGCCAAAAGCAATTGAACTTGAAGTTAAGCCTATTGAAGTTGGCGAAAGCTACAGGATAAATGATATTTATTTTTCAACGAACTCTTCTGAATTAACAAATTCTTCAAAAATAGTATTAAATGAATTTTTTGATTTTCTTAAAGAAAATCCAAACATGAGAATTTCGATACAGGGACATACCGATGATATTGGCAGCGAATCTGACAATCTTGCATTATCCGAAAATCGTGCAAGGGCAGTTCAGCAATATTTAATTTTTAAAGGGGTTGAACCAACAAGAATGGAATATAAAGGATTTGGTGAATCACAACCTGTAGCAACAAATGAAACTGCAGGAGGAAGAGCAAAAAACAGAAGAACTGTGTTTGTAATATTAAATAAATAA
- a CDS encoding secondary thiamine-phosphate synthase enzyme YjbQ, whose amino-acid sequence MKSYKKELWFNLDARRAFLNITPMIEDCLRESDIKEGLLLCNAMHITSSIFINDDESGLHSDFETWLEKLAPEKPHSQYHHNGYEDNADAHLKRTIMGREVVVAITNGRLDFGPWEQIFYGEFDGKRKKRVLVKIIGE is encoded by the coding sequence ATGAAATCATACAAAAAAGAACTCTGGTTCAATCTTGATGCAAGACGCGCATTTTTAAATATCACTCCAATGATTGAAGATTGTTTGCGTGAAAGCGACATTAAAGAGGGTTTGCTACTCTGCAACGCAATGCATATTACTTCAAGTATTTTTATTAACGATGACGAATCGGGCTTGCACAGCGACTTTGAAACATGGCTCGAAAAACTTGCTCCTGAAAAGCCGCATTCACAATATCATCACAATGGCTATGAGGATAATGCCGATGCTCATTTAAAAAGAACCATTATGGGAAGGGAAGTTGTTGTAGCAATAACAAACGGACGACTTGACTTCGGTCCTTGGGAACAAATTTTTTACGGCGAATTCGACGGAAAAAGAAAAAAACGAGTGCTTGTGAAAATTATCGGAGAATAA
- a CDS encoding peptidylprolyl isomerase has translation MQKAEIQTAKGTMKVEFFEKDAPNTVANFIKLSKSGFYDGLIFHRVIPNFVVQAGCPNGRGDGGPGYTIKCELTGNNQYHTRGTLSMAHAGRDTGGSQFFICHNRENTQHLDRQHTAFGKVVEGLDVIDKIQQGDNIEKISILEE, from the coding sequence ATGCAAAAAGCAGAAATTCAAACAGCAAAAGGTACAATGAAAGTGGAGTTCTTCGAAAAAGATGCTCCCAATACCGTAGCAAATTTCATTAAACTTTCAAAAAGTGGATTTTATGATGGTCTTATTTTCCACAGAGTAATTCCTAATTTTGTGGTTCAGGCAGGTTGTCCAAATGGCAGGGGAGACGGTGGTCCGGGCTATACTATAAAATGTGAACTAACGGGCAATAATCAATATCATACACGCGGTACTCTTTCGATGGCTCATGCCGGAAGAGATACTGGTGGTTCACAATTTTTTATATGCCATAATAGAGAAAATACGCAACATCTCGACAGGCAACATACTGCTTTCGGAAAAGTTGTGGAAGGACTTGATGTTATTGATAAAATTCAACAAGGTGATAATATCGAAAAGATTTCGATACTTGAGGAATAA
- a CDS encoding 4Fe-4S binding protein, with amino-acid sequence MKRTIIKIDENKCTGCGLCAEGCHEGALQIIDDKARLVSELFCDGLGACIGECPEDAITLEEREAQPYNETETIKRISAKGDNTIIAHLKHLKEHNETEYLKKAIHYLKENNFKLNYDEFEKAEPHNHVGGCPGSKAMDFRNEIKEKSCEKEIEDNPSELRQWPIQLHLINPTASYYKNADVILVADCVAYSIGNFHEKYLKGKSIAIACPKLDSNKEIYVEKIKQMIDEAEIKSLNVMIMEVPCCNGLLQMAKHANEEAKKKVDIEVTVIGIKGEVKK; translated from the coding sequence ATGAAACGTACAATTATAAAAATAGATGAAAACAAATGCACGGGTTGTGGCTTATGCGCTGAAGGTTGCCATGAAGGTGCGCTTCAAATTATAGATGATAAAGCCCGTTTGGTAAGTGAACTTTTCTGTGATGGTCTCGGCGCATGTATAGGCGAATGTCCCGAAGATGCAATTACTCTTGAAGAAAGAGAAGCTCAGCCATACAATGAAACTGAAACAATAAAAAGAATTTCCGCAAAAGGTGATAATACAATTATTGCACATTTGAAACACCTCAAAGAACATAATGAAACAGAGTATTTAAAAAAAGCTATTCATTATTTAAAAGAAAATAATTTCAAACTTAATTATGATGAGTTTGAAAAAGCAGAACCCCATAATCATGTTGGAGGATGTCCTGGTTCAAAGGCAATGGATTTCAGAAATGAAATAAAAGAAAAAAGTTGCGAAAAAGAAATCGAAGATAACCCTTCTGAGTTGCGCCAATGGCCTATTCAATTGCATTTGATAAATCCCACTGCCTCATATTATAAAAATGCTGATGTTATACTTGTTGCCGATTGCGTGGCATACAGCATCGGTAATTTTCATGAAAAATATTTAAAAGGAAAAAGCATTGCAATTGCTTGTCCAAAACTTGATTCAAATAAAGAAATTTATGTTGAAAAAATAAAGCAAATGATTGATGAAGCTGAAATAAAATCGTTAAATGTTATGATTATGGAAGTGCCATGCTGCAATGGATTATTGCAAATGGCAAAGCATGCAAATGAGGAAGCAAAGAAAAAGGTTGATATTGAAGTAACAGTAATTGGAATAAAAGGAGAAGTAAAAAAATAA
- the hcp gene encoding hydroxylamine reductase, producing MFCFQCQETLKNTGCTIKGVCGKEESVARMQDLLIYTLKGISIYSIKARNAGIEDDEVNKFIVDSLFMTITNANFDKSRFTDQIKKGIELREKIKSDLEKSGIRLNEAELHDSAKWKANTAEGCELKAEKIGVLSAKNEDIRSLKEMLIYGIKGISAYAEHARNLGYEDKNIYKFMQEALAAATNDKISADELVSLVMECGKNGVNVMALLDKANTSAYGNPEITKVNIGVRNNPGILISGHDLKDMEELLQQTENSGVDVYTHSEMLPANYYPAFKKYKHFVGNYGNAWWKQREEIESFNGPVLFTSNCLVPPFDNATYKDRVYTTGVVGFDTFKHISDRKNGKQKDFSEIILHAKKCKPPVEIEKGEIIGGFAHAQVFALADKVVDAVKSGAIKKFIVMAGCDGRMKSREYYTEFANKLPKDTVILTAGCAKFRYNKLQLGDIGGIPRVLDAGQCNDSYSLAVIALKLKEIFKLNDINELPIVYNIAWYEQKAVLVLLALLYLGIKNIHLGPTLPGFLSPNIAKVLIEKFGIAGITNVDEDLKMFLN from the coding sequence ATGTTTTGTTTTCAATGTCAGGAAACTTTAAAAAATACCGGTTGTACAATAAAAGGCGTTTGCGGCAAAGAAGAAAGTGTTGCCAGAATGCAAGACCTTTTAATTTACACGTTGAAGGGAATTTCTATTTACTCAATAAAAGCCCGTAATGCAGGAATTGAAGATGATGAAGTGAATAAATTCATTGTTGATAGTTTATTCATGACTATTACAAATGCAAATTTTGATAAATCGAGATTTACAGACCAAATAAAAAAAGGAATTGAACTTCGTGAAAAAATAAAAAGTGATTTGGAAAAATCGGGAATAAGATTAAACGAAGCAGAACTTCACGATTCGGCTAAATGGAAAGCAAACACGGCTGAAGGATGTGAATTAAAAGCTGAAAAAATTGGTGTTCTTTCGGCCAAAAATGAAGACATTCGTTCGTTAAAAGAAATGTTGATTTATGGAATCAAAGGAATATCGGCGTATGCAGAGCATGCAAGGAATCTTGGTTATGAAGATAAAAACATTTACAAATTCATGCAGGAAGCATTGGCAGCTGCAACCAACGATAAAATTTCTGCTGATGAACTAGTATCTCTTGTCATGGAATGTGGTAAAAATGGTGTAAATGTTATGGCTTTACTTGATAAAGCAAATACATCAGCTTATGGAAACCCTGAAATCACAAAGGTAAACATAGGAGTAAGAAATAATCCTGGAATATTAATCAGCGGACACGATTTGAAAGATATGGAAGAACTTTTGCAACAGACCGAAAACAGCGGTGTTGATGTTTATACTCACAGCGAAATGTTGCCAGCAAATTATTATCCTGCTTTTAAAAAGTATAAGCACTTTGTTGGAAATTATGGAAACGCTTGGTGGAAGCAGAGAGAAGAAATCGAATCATTCAACGGACCTGTTTTATTCACTTCAAATTGTTTGGTTCCTCCTTTTGATAATGCAACTTATAAAGACCGAGTTTATACAACAGGCGTTGTCGGATTCGACACTTTCAAACATATTTCCGATAGAAAAAACGGAAAGCAAAAAGATTTTTCTGAAATTATTTTGCATGCAAAAAAATGCAAGCCACCTGTTGAAATTGAAAAAGGCGAAATCATTGGTGGTTTTGCACACGCTCAAGTTTTTGCACTTGCCGACAAAGTTGTAGATGCAGTAAAATCGGGAGCAATAAAAAAATTCATCGTAATGGCTGGCTGCGACGGAAGAATGAAAAGCCGCGAATATTACACGGAATTTGCAAATAAATTACCGAAAGATACTGTTATCCTCACTGCCGGCTGTGCTAAATTCAGATATAACAAATTACAATTAGGCGATATTGGCGGCATTCCGAGAGTGCTGGACGCAGGACAATGCAACGATTCTTATTCTCTTGCGGTTATTGCTTTAAAATTGAAAGAAATTTTTAAGCTTAATGATATTAATGAGTTGCCTATTGTTTACAATATTGCTTGGTATGAACAAAAAGCAGTACTTGTATTGTTAGCTTTATTATATTTGGGAATTAAAAATATTCATTTAGGACCAACATTACCCGGATTTTTATCACCCAACATTGCAAAAGTATTAATCGAAAAATTCGGAATCGCAGGAATAACAAATGTTGATGAGGATTTAAAAATGTTTTTAAATTAG
- a CDS encoding (2Fe-2S)-binding protein: MEEDIEICHCMEVNKSVIIKAIKEKGLKTVEDVQDETTAGTGCGGCIPDIENILKKINQQ; this comes from the coding sequence ATGGAAGAAGACATTGAAATTTGCCATTGCATGGAAGTAAATAAAAGTGTAATTATAAAGGCAATAAAAGAAAAGGGATTAAAAACCGTTGAAGATGTTCAGGACGAAACTACAGCAGGAACCGGCTGTGGCGGATGCATTCCTGACATTGAAAATATTCTGAAAAAAATTAATCAGCAGTAA
- a CDS encoding DUF86 domain-containing protein produces the protein MNPAQRKYALYIEDMLTSIKRIEEYTNNKSFSEFKKNYMIVDAVIRNFEIIGEATKNIPADIQERHKEIPWKKMYNLRNLISHVYFGIDYEMIWEIVKNNLPQNKIDLKLVLKEIKL, from the coding sequence ATGAATCCTGCTCAAAGAAAATATGCTCTTTATATCGAAGACATGCTGACCTCAATAAAAAGAATTGAAGAATACACAAACAATAAAAGCTTTTCTGAGTTTAAAAAGAATTATATGATAGTTGATGCAGTGATTAGAAACTTTGAAATTATTGGAGAAGCAACAAAAAACATTCCTGCCGATATTCAGGAAAGACATAAGGAAATACCATGGAAAAAAATGTATAATTTACGAAATTTAATTTCCCATGTATATTTTGGAATTGATTATGAAATGATTTGGGAAATTGTCAAAAACAATTTACCTCAAAATAAAATCGATTTAAAGCTTGTATTAAAAGAAATAAAATTGTAA
- a CDS encoding nucleotidyltransferase domain-containing protein, with protein MEIENILANLKPELFSKFYVDKIGYFGSFSENKQNENSDIDILVHFKKPIGWEFFDLQELLEKELKRKIDLVSINALKKQLRDIITKQVKYV; from the coding sequence ATGGAAATAGAGAATATATTAGCTAATCTTAAGCCCGAATTATTCAGCAAATTTTATGTTGATAAGATTGGTTATTTCGGTTCATTTTCGGAAAACAAACAAAATGAAAATTCCGATATTGATATTTTAGTTCACTTCAAAAAGCCGATTGGATGGGAGTTTTTTGATTTGCAGGAGTTGCTAGAAAAAGAACTCAAAAGAAAAATTGATTTGGTTTCGATAAATGCTTTAAAAAAACAACTTCGCGATATTATCACCAAACAGGTTAAATACGTATGA
- a CDS encoding alpha/beta hydrolase: MPYQTINFKGAKINFCENGNGNAIVLLHGFTESLEIWNNFTEKLSEKYKVITIDLPGHGKSECIAEVHTMELMADCVKAVLEFLNVKKCVMFGHSMGGYVTLAFTKKFPEMINGFGLFHSSAFADTPEAKENRKRAIEIIRKNHKDYLNQFIPDLFAPENVERLKPEIERLKINASEQMTAEGITAAQLGMLERKDYSDLLSETNVPVFFIFGKKDKRIPFEKAAMQINLPKHSEVTILDCGHMGYLEAPEETLHSIKSFAEMIYR, encoded by the coding sequence ATGCCTTATCAAACAATTAATTTTAAAGGAGCAAAAATAAATTTCTGTGAAAACGGAAACGGTAACGCAATTGTTCTATTGCACGGTTTCACGGAATCGCTTGAAATATGGAATAATTTTACTGAAAAGCTATCGGAAAAATATAAAGTAATAACTATTGATTTGCCTGGTCATGGCAAAAGTGAATGTATAGCGGAAGTTCACACAATGGAATTAATGGCAGATTGTGTGAAAGCGGTACTGGAATTTCTGAATGTTAAAAAATGTGTGATGTTCGGTCATTCTATGGGTGGATACGTAACACTTGCTTTTACAAAAAAGTTTCCTGAAATGATTAACGGTTTCGGGCTTTTTCATTCATCAGCATTTGCCGACACTCCCGAAGCAAAAGAAAACAGAAAACGTGCAATAGAAATTATAAGAAAAAATCATAAAGATTATTTAAACCAATTTATTCCCGATTTGTTTGCACCCGAAAATGTTGAAAGATTGAAACCCGAAATCGAACGATTAAAAATAAATGCATCAGAACAAATGACTGCTGAAGGAATTACTGCAGCTCAACTTGGAATGCTCGAAAGAAAAGATTATTCGGATTTGCTTTCTGAAACAAATGTTCCTGTATTTTTTATTTTTGGAAAAAAAGATAAAAGAATACCTTTTGAAAAAGCTGCAATGCAAATCAATTTACCAAAACATTCGGAAGTAACAATTCTCGACTGCGGACACATGGGTTATCTCGAAGCACCGGAAGAAACTTTGCACTCAATAAAATCTTTTGCTGAAATGATTTATCGCTGA
- a CDS encoding C40 family peptidase, producing MEYGFCDLSVVAVRREPSNLSEMTTQLLFGDIFQIIKKQDEWIQVKIFYDEYEGWINQTQFKQISGETFIKLTNTSPDLSTDLVQLIINDTQKTVIPILMGSSFPCLVNNSFHIEETKYIFEGQTADKNKFKNRNNIAETAYMYLNAPYLWGGRSPFGIDCSGFTQMVFKLNGIKLPRDANQQASIGDILSFPDEPQQGDLAFFENDEKKITHVGIILGKSQIIHASGKVRINKIDNRGIFNIDLNKYTHSLKFIRKII from the coding sequence ATGGAATATGGGTTTTGTGATTTAAGTGTTGTTGCTGTCCGCAGGGAACCAAGCAATTTGAGTGAAATGACAACACAATTGCTTTTTGGTGATATTTTTCAGATTATCAAAAAGCAAGATGAATGGATTCAAGTAAAAATATTTTACGATGAATATGAAGGGTGGATTAATCAAACACAATTCAAACAAATTTCAGGCGAAACATTTATTAAGCTTACCAACACAAGTCCCGATTTGTCAACCGATTTAGTTCAACTTATAATTAACGATACTCAAAAAACTGTTATTCCGATTTTGATGGGAAGTTCTTTTCCTTGTCTGGTTAACAATAGTTTTCATATCGAGGAAACTAAATATATTTTTGAAGGACAGACAGCCGACAAAAATAAATTTAAAAACAGGAATAACATTGCCGAAACCGCATATATGTACCTGAATGCGCCGTATCTATGGGGAGGACGCTCTCCATTCGGAATTGATTGTTCGGGTTTTACACAAATGGTTTTCAAATTAAATGGAATAAAATTACCGAGAGATGCTAATCAACAGGCATCAATTGGCGATATTTTAAGTTTTCCAGATGAACCACAACAGGGCGATTTGGCTTTTTTTGAAAATGATGAAAAGAAAATCACTCATGTCGGAATCATTCTTGGCAAATCACAAATCATTCATGCATCGGGAAAAGTGAGAATTAACAAAATTGATAATCGTGGAATTTTCAATATTGACCTAAATAAATACACGCATTCGTTGAAATTTATAAGAAAAATTATTTAA
- the bioD gene encoding dethiobiotin synthase has product MIKKVFISGIGTNVGKTIFSAIITEALKADYWKPLQAGNLENTDSAIVKSLISNNASRIYPEIYKFKNPLSPHTAAELEGIEIELNKIILPETKNNLIIEGAGGLLIPLNNKGDMVIDLIKKIDAEVILVSRNYLGSINHTLLSVEALKQRNIKISGIVFNGERNKSGEKFILAHTNLKLIGNIEKENIFDKSTVIKYAENFRQSFKTLTII; this is encoded by the coding sequence ATGATTAAAAAAGTTTTCATTTCAGGCATTGGAACAAACGTAGGAAAAACAATATTTTCAGCAATTATCACAGAAGCGTTAAAAGCTGATTACTGGAAACCATTGCAGGCGGGCAATCTTGAAAATACCGATTCGGCTATTGTCAAATCACTTATTAGCAATAACGCTTCACGCATTTATCCCGAAATATATAAATTCAAAAATCCTCTTTCGCCCCACACTGCAGCAGAACTTGAAGGAATTGAAATTGAATTGAACAAAATAATTTTACCCGAAACCAAAAATAACCTGATAATTGAGGGAGCCGGAGGACTTTTGATTCCTCTTAATAATAAAGGTGATATGGTGATTGACCTGATAAAAAAAATTGATGCAGAAGTAATCTTGGTTTCACGAAATTATCTAGGTTCAATAAATCATACTTTATTATCCGTTGAAGCATTGAAACAAAGAAATATTAAAATTTCAGGAATAGTTTTTAACGGCGAAAGAAATAAATCGGGTGAAAAATTTATTCTTGCTCATACGAATCTGAAACTAATTGGAAATATTGAGAAAGAAAATATTTTTGATAAATCTACAGTAATAAAATACGCTGAAAATTTCAGACAAAGCTTTAAAACACTTACTATTATTTGA
- a CDS encoding SprT-like domain-containing protein, with protein MREKFKNILSEFLPENAVALIVEWIIQYKINLKITKKRITKFGDYRPPANNSTHKITVNGNLNNYSFLITLVHEISHLVCWNECEKRTKPHGKSWKENFKKLMFPFLNEKIFPEEILLSLNKYLNNPAASTLSDTELMRILMKYDNDTAGDLKFTLIENIPDNLFFEIPSGRKFRKIKKIRKRYRCIEIDTNRIYLFNPLANVIALDN; from the coding sequence ATGAGAGAAAAATTTAAAAATATTCTTTCGGAGTTTCTGCCCGAAAATGCAGTTGCTCTGATTGTTGAATGGATTATACAGTACAAAATAAACCTTAAGATAACAAAAAAAAGAATCACGAAATTTGGAGATTATCGCCCACCTGCAAATAATTCTACCCATAAAATTACTGTAAACGGAAATCTTAATAATTATTCTTTTTTAATAACTCTTGTTCACGAAATATCGCATCTTGTTTGTTGGAATGAATGTGAAAAAAGAACAAAACCTCACGGAAAAAGCTGGAAAGAAAATTTTAAAAAACTTATGTTTCCTTTTCTGAATGAAAAAATATTTCCCGAAGAAATTTTATTAAGCTTAAATAAATATCTCAATAATCCTGCCGCTTCAACATTAAGCGATACAGAGCTTATGCGTATATTGATGAAGTATGATAATGATACCGCAGGTGATTTGAAATTCACTTTAATTGAAAATATTCCTGATAATTTATTCTTCGAAATACCGAGTGGCAGAAAATTCAGGAAAATAAAAAAAATCAGAAAACGATATAGATGTATTGAAATTGATACTAATAGAATTTACCTTTTCAATCCTCTCGCAAATGTAATTGCACTTGATAATTAA
- a CDS encoding sugar phosphate nucleotidyltransferase: MSITKNKSNYCLIMAGGLGSRFWPMSKLSHPKQFIDILGTGKTLIQQTYERYLKNFYKENIFILTNEIYRDLVKKQLPEIKDTQILCEPARRNTAPCIAYATYKIAQIDPNANFVVSPSDHIIMKEDIFSEMVDLALKASASEDILITIGIKPSRPDTGYGYIQFVDDIKNKNEKIKKVKTFTEKPNLEMAKFFVQSGDFMWNAGIFIWSLKSITEAFDNFLPEISSVFKDGNNKYNTSEETDFIKNAFTVCKSISLDYGIMEKADNVHVVCADIGWSDLGTWGSLYDNSEKNKSGNVVTGNNVLLYDSKNCIIKFPQEKLAVIQGMSDYIIVESDNILLICKKSEEQQIRQFVNDVKIKKGEQFV, from the coding sequence ATGAGTATTACGAAAAATAAAAGTAATTACTGTTTGATTATGGCAGGTGGTTTGGGTTCGCGTTTCTGGCCAATGAGCAAACTTTCACACCCCAAACAATTTATTGATATTCTGGGAACAGGAAAAACGCTTATTCAGCAAACTTATGAACGTTATCTAAAAAACTTTTATAAAGAAAATATTTTTATTCTTACAAATGAAATATACAGGGACCTTGTAAAAAAACAATTACCCGAAATAAAAGACACACAGATTTTGTGCGAACCTGCCCGAAGAAATACAGCTCCTTGTATTGCTTATGCGACGTACAAGATAGCACAAATCGACCCGAATGCCAATTTTGTTGTTTCTCCTTCCGACCATATTATTATGAAAGAAGATATTTTCAGCGAAATGGTGGATTTAGCATTGAAAGCAAGTGCTTCCGAAGATATTCTTATTACAATAGGAATTAAACCAAGCCGACCCGATACCGGTTATGGCTACATTCAATTTGTTGATGATATTAAAAATAAAAATGAAAAAATAAAAAAGGTTAAAACTTTTACGGAAAAGCCTAATCTTGAAATGGCAAAATTCTTTGTTCAAAGCGGAGATTTTATGTGGAATGCAGGAATATTTATATGGTCGTTGAAAAGTATTACCGAAGCTTTTGATAATTTTTTACCTGAAATATCGTCAGTTTTCAAAGATGGAAATAATAAATATAACACGAGCGAAGAAACAGATTTTATTAAAAATGCTTTCACTGTTTGTAAAAGCATTTCTCTCGATTATGGTATTATGGAAAAAGCCGATAATGTACATGTAGTTTGCGCCGATATAGGCTGGTCGGATCTTGGAACATGGGGTTCATTATATGATAATTCCGAAAAAAATAAATCGGGAAATGTAGTAACAGGTAATAACGTTTTGCTATATGATTCAAAAAATTGCATTATAAAATTTCCCCAAGAAAAACTTGCTGTTATTCAGGGAATGAGTGATTACATAATTGTCGAGTCCGATAATATACTGCTTATTTGTAAAAAATCGGAAGAACAACAAATAAGGCAATTTGTAAACGATGTGAAAATTAAAAAAGGCGAGCAATTCGTATAA
- a CDS encoding gliding motility-associated C-terminal domain-containing protein, with translation MLIFNRWGQALRNQRYRQRLGCTRMPDGVYYYIINAAATDNKKYNFTGYVHAER, from the coding sequence ATGCTCATTTTCAATCGCTGGGGTCAAGCTTTACGAAACCAACGATATCGACAACGGCTGGGATGTACGCGAATGCCCGATGGTGTATATTACTATATAATTAACGCTGCTGCTACTGATAATAAAAAATATAACTTTACCGGATATGTTCATGCAGAAAGATAA